The genomic region TTTAGTAAATAAAGAACACAAAAAAGGCGACATATGTCGCCTTTTTTGTGTTCTTTATTTTGGTGAATATACCATAAGTAGTGGAGTATCAATTACATTCTTCGATTCACTTTTATTCAGTCACTTTTCAACAAAAACTGAAAATCGATCTACATTTTAACTAATGCCCACGTTTTCTTAACTTATTAATTGCAGCTAATTGCGCCATCGCTTCAATCAATTCAGCTTGAGCTTTGATATAATCCAATTCAGATTCCTTATTTTTCATAGCCTCTTCAGCGGCTCGTTTCGCCTCAAGCGCTTTTGCTTCATCAAGATCGTGACTCCGCACAGCAGTATCGGCTAATATGGTAACAATATCCGGCTGAACTTCCAGCATCCCTCCAGATACATATATCAGCTCTTCTTCCTGTAATTGAGCCTTTATACGTACCATCCCAGATTTTATTTTTGTTAGCATCGGTGTATGTCGTGGATAGATTCCCACTTCGCCCATCTGAGCCGGCGCAACCATAAACTCCACAGGCCCAGAATAAATTGACTCTTCAGCACTAACTATATCAAGATGAAAAATGGTACCCATCACTATTTTCTCTGAGATTATTGAAGCGTTTTGGCTTTCTCGATTGCCTCTTCGATACCACCAACCATATAAAAGGCTTGCTCAGGTAGATCGTCGTACTCACCTCCAACAATTCCTTTAAAACCTTTAATAGTATCTTTTAAGGACACATATTTTCCTGGTGAGCCGGTAAATACTTCTGCAACATTGAATGGTTGAGATAAAAATCGCTGAATTTTACGAGCTCGACTTACAGCCAATTTATCTTCAGGAGACAGCTCATCCATGCCTAAAATAGCAATAATATCCCTTAATTCTTTATAACGCTGCAAAGTCTGCTGAACCGCACGCGCAGTGTTATAATGCTCATCCCCTACAACTTGCGGATCAAGTTGACGTGAAGTTGAATCAAGTGGATCCACAGCTGGGTAAATACCTAAGGAAGCAATATCACGCGACAACACCACAGTAGCATCCAGATGACCAAAAGTGGTTGCAGGTGAAGGATCGGTCAAATCGTCAGCGGGGACATACACAGCTTGAATTGATGTAATTGATCCAGTTTTAGTTGATGTAATACGCTCTTGTAATCGTCCCATTTCTTCCGCTAGTGTTGGCTGGTATCCAACCGCTGATGGCATACGTCCGAGCAAAGCAGAAACTTCTGTTCCAGCCAAGGTATAGCGATATATGTTATCTACAAAAAACAACACATCACGACCTTCATCACGGAATGATTCCGCCATCGTCAAGCCAGTTAATGCA from Nitrosomonas ureae harbors:
- a CDS encoding F0F1 ATP synthase subunit epsilon; the protein is MGTIFHLDIVSAEESIYSGPVEFMVAPAQMGEVGIYPRHTPMLTKIKSGMVRIKAQLQEEELIYVSGGMLEVQPDIVTILADTAVRSHDLDEAKALEAKRAAEEAMKNKESELDYIKAQAELIEAMAQLAAINKLRKRGH
- the atpD gene encoding F0F1 ATP synthase subunit beta; translated protein: MNQGKIVQCIGAVIDVEFPRESLPKVYDALVMEDSELTLEVQQQLGDGVVRTIALGSSDGLRRGMIVQNSGKQINVPVGTKTLGRIMDVLGRPIDEMGDIGAEQHMSIHREAPAFDELSASTELLETGIKVIDLICPFAKGGKVGLFGGAGVGKTVNMMELIRNIAIEHSGYSVFAGVGERTREGNDFYHEMKESKVLDKVALVYGQMNEPPGNRLRVALTGLTMAESFRDEGRDVLFFVDNIYRYTLAGTEVSALLGRMPSAVGYQPTLAEEMGRLQERITSTKTGSITSIQAVYVPADDLTDPSPATTFGHLDATVVLSRDIASLGIYPAVDPLDSTSRQLDPQVVGDEHYNTARAVQQTLQRYKELRDIIAILGMDELSPEDKLAVSRARKIQRFLSQPFNVAEVFTGSPGKYVSLKDTIKGFKGIVGGEYDDLPEQAFYMVGGIEEAIEKAKTLQ